A window of the Brassica napus cultivar Da-Ae unplaced genomic scaffold, Da-Ae ScsIHWf_913;HRSCAF=1296, whole genome shotgun sequence genome harbors these coding sequences:
- the LOC125606640 gene encoding GDP-mannose 4,6 dehydratase 1 produces MATPIASEPRKVALVTGITGQDGSYLTEFLLGKGYQVHGLIRRSSNYNTQRINHIYVDPHNATKALMKLHYADLSDASSLRRWLDVIKPDEVYNLAAQSHVAVSFEIPDYTADVVATGALRLLEALRSHMADNGRTVKYYQAGSSEMFGSTPPPQSETTPFHPRSPYAASKVAAHWYTVNYREAYGLYACNGILFNHESPRRGENFVTRKITRALGRIKVGLQTKLFLGNIQASRDWGFAGDYVEAMWLMLQQEKPDDYVVATEESHTVEEFLDVSFGYLGLNWKDHVEIDKRYFRPTEVDNLKGDASKAKELLKWKPKVGFEQLVKMMVDEDLETAKREKVLVDAGYIDAQQQP; encoded by the coding sequence ATGGCCACTCCCATTGCGTCGGAGCCAAGGAAGGTTGCGTTGGTCACCGGGATCACTGGGCAGGACGGATCATACCTGACGGAGTTCCTGCTCGGAAAAGGGTACCAAGTGCACGGCCTGATCCGACGATCCTCAAACTACAACACGCAGCGAATCAACCATATCTACGTGGATCCCCACAATGCCACCAAAGCCCTCATGAAGCTCCACTACGCCGATCTCTCTGATGCCTCCTCCCTCCGCCGTTGGCTCGACGTCATCAAGCCCGACGAGGTCTACAACCTTGCTGCTCAGTCCCACGTCGCCGTCTCCTTCGAGATCCCTGACTACACTGCTGATGTCGTCGCTACTGGCGCTCTCCGCCTCCTGGAGGCTCTCAGGTCTCACATGGCTGACAATGGCCGCACCGTCAAGTACTACCAGGCCGGATCCTCGGAGATGTTCGGGTCAACTCCTCCTCCGCAGTCTGAGACGACGCCGTTTCACCCGAGATCTCCCTATGCTGCCTCCAAAGTCGCGGCTCACTGGTACACCGTCAATTACAGAGAAGCATACGGCCTGTACGCCTGCAACGGGATCCTGTTCAACCACGAGTCACCCCGCCGAGGCGAGAACTTCGTGACTCGGAAGATAACACGGGCCTTGGGGAGGATCAAGGTCGGGCTGCAGACGAAGCTCTTCCTCGGGAACATACAGGCCTCCAGAGACTGGGGGTTCGCAGGGGACTACGTGGAGGCAATGTGGCTGATGCTGCAGCAGGAGAAACCAGATGACTATGTGGTGGCTACTGAGGAGTCGCACACCGTCGAGGAGTTTCTGGACGTCTCCTTCGGGTACCTCGGCCTCAACTGGAAAGACCACGTGGAGATAGACAAGAGGTACTTCAGGCCTACGGAGGTTGACAATCTCAAAGGAGATGCGAGCAAGGCAAAGGAGTTGTTGAAGTGGAAGCCCAAGGTTGGGTTCGAGCAGCTGGTCAAGATGATGGTGGATGAAGATCTGGAGACGGCTAAGAGGGAGAAAGTGCTCGTCGATGCTGGTTACATTGACGCTCAGCAGCAACCTTAA
- the LOC125606642 gene encoding gamma carbonic anhydrase 3, mitochondrial-like has translation MGRALYSVGFWIRETGQALDRLGCRLQGKNHFREQLSRHRTLMNVFDKAPLVDKDAFVAPSASIIGNVHLGPGSSIWYGCVLRGDANTITVGAGTNIQDNSLVHVAKSNLNGKVLPTLIGDNVTIRNSAVLHGCTLEDESYIGASATVLDGAHVEKHAIVESGALVRHNTRIPSGEVWGGNPARFLRKVTEEERAFFSTSAVEYSNLAQVHAAENTKNLEETDFNKLLYKKKARDAEYDSPLLNDDLTLSENHLPKAP, from the exons ATGGGGAGAGCATTGTACAGCGTAGGATTCTGGATCCGGGAAACAGGTCAAGCACTTGATCGGCTCGGTTGTCGCCTCCAAGGCAAAAATCACTTCCGAGAACAGC TCTCCAGGCACCGCACCCTTATGAATGTTTTTGACAAGGCCCCTCTTGTTGATAAGGACGCTTTCGTCGCTCCTAGCGCTTCTATCATTGGCAATGTCCATCTCGGACCAGGCTCTTCCATTTGGTATGGATGTGTCTTGCGAG GAGATGCTAACACCATCACTGTCGGAGCTGGGACCAATATCCAAGATAACTCCCTTGTCCACGTTGCCAAGTCCAACTTAAACGGCAAGGTCTTGCCCACTCTCATTGGCGACAATGTCACCATTCGTAATAGTGCTGTTTTACATGGCTGCACTCTCGAAGACGAGTCTTACATTGGTGCTAGTGCAACCGTCTTGGATGGAGCTCATGTTGAAAAGCATGCCATCGTTGAGTCCGGCGCTCTTGTCAGGCACAACACTAGGATTCCCTCCGGCGAG GTTTGGGGAGGGAATCCAGCTAGATTTCTGAGGAAGGTGACCGAAGAAGAAAGGGCCTTCTTCTCCACTTCCGCTGTGGAATACTCCAACTTAGCTCAAGTTCACGCTGCAGAAAACACAAAGAACTTGGAGGAGACTGATTTCAACAAGCTCCTTTACAAGAAGAAGGCACGGGATGCAGAATATGACTCTCCTTTACTCAATGATGATCTCACTCTCTCTGAGAATCATCTACCAAAAGCACCTTGA
- the LOC106405988 gene encoding oxygen-evolving enhancer protein 1-1, chloroplastic-like, whose protein sequence is MASLHRDNTPNHNVDYWIGAYQRTSQGAEEKDVWRNLSVCQLQALNVRTDQWCTVTLIEKSEDRLILDWTHSTDCQVEKTFDFDFSNNFWKDDDHTGCDRSSMQRDSLKFSPYPKSYLSLSPNECYYSFRSFLCFGSGQPLNIFLRDFVAMAASLQSASTFLQAAKISTAPSRGSAHLRSTQTVGKSFGLETSSARLTCSFQSDFKDLAGKCSDAVKIAGFALATSALVVSGASAEGAPKRLTYDEIQSKTYMEVKGTGTANQCPTIDGGSETFSFKPGKYAGKKFCFEPTSFTVKAESVSKNAPPDFQNTKLMTRLTYTLDEIEGPFEVSSDGSVNFKEEDGIDYAAVTVQLPGGERVPFLFTVKQLDASGKPDNFSGKFLVPSYRGSSFLDPKGRGGSTGYDNAVALPAGGRGDEEELSKENVKNTAASVGEITLKVTKSKPETGEVIGVFESLQPSDTDLGAKVPKDVKIQGVWYGQLE, encoded by the exons ATGGCTTCGTTACACAGAGACAATACACCAAATCACAACGTTGATTACTGGATTGGAGCTTACCAACGAACAAGCCAAGGAGCTGAAGAGAAAGATGTCTGGAGAAACCTATCAGTATGCCAACTCCAAGCATTGAACGTGAGAACAGATCAGTGGTGCACCGTGACACTTATTGAGAAATCAGAAGATAGGTTGATCTTGGACTGGACCCATTCCACCGACTGTCAGGTTGAGAAAACGTTTGACTTTGATTTCAGTAATAACTTCTGGAAGGATGATGATCACACCGGATGTGATAGAAGTTCTATGCAACGAGATAGTCTA AAATTCTCGCCTTATCCCAaatcttatctctctctctctcctaacgAATGTTACTACTCTTTTAGGTCTTTCCTCTGCTTCGGATCAGGACAaccattaaacatttttttgagaGACTTTGTGGCCATGGCTGCCTCTCTCCAATCCGCCTCTACGTTCCTTCAGGCCGCTAAAATCTCCACCGCTCCTTCACGCGGCAGTGCTCACCTCCGGTCGACTCAGACAGTCGGGAAATCTTTCGGACTAGAAACATCCTCTGCTCGCCTCACATGTTCCTTCCAATCTGACTTCAAGGACTTGGCCGGTAAATGCTCCGACGCTGTCAAAATCGCTGGATTCGCTCTCGCAACCTCTGCTCTCGTCGTCTCG GGAGCAAGTGCAGAGGGAGCTCCGAAGAGACTGACTTACGACGAGATTCAGAGcaagacttacatggaagttaAGGGAACTGGAACGGCCAACCAGTGCCCAACTATTGACGGTGGCTCCGAGACTTTCTCCTTCAAACCCGGAAAGTACGCTGGCAAGAAGTTCTGCTTCGAGCCTACTTCCTTCACCGTCAAGGCTGAGAGTGTTAGCAAGAATGCGCCTCCTGATTTCCAGAACACCAAGCTCATGACCCGTCTCACCTACACTCTTGACGAGATCGAAGGCCCCTTCgag GTTTCTTCTGACGGAAGCGTTAACTTCAAGGAAGAAGACGGCATCGACTACGCTGCTGTCACTGTCCAGCTTCCAGGAGGCGAGCGTGTGCCATTCCTCTTCACCGTCAAGCAGCTTGACGCCTCTGGCAAACCAGACAACTTCTCTGGCAAATTCTTAGTCCCTTCATACCGTGGCTCCTCCTTCTTGGACCCTAAGGGCCGTGGTGGTTCCACAGGATATGACAACGCCGTTGCATTGCCAGCTGGAGGCAGAGGTGACGAAGAGGAGCTTTCAAAAGAGAACGTGAAGAACACGGCAGCTTCGGTGGGAGAGATCACTTTGAAAGTGACCAAGAGCAAACCTGAGACAGGAGAAGTGATCGGAGTGTTCGAAAGTCTTCAGCCGTCGGATACTGACTTGGGTGCCAAGGTACCTAAGGATGTGAAGATCCAAGGGGTGTGGTATGGTCAACTTGAGTGA
- the LOC125606628 gene encoding uncharacterized protein LOC125606628 produces the protein MGACVSRECMRGDSAKLILLDGTLEEFSYPVKVWQILQIYPTSFVCNSDEMDFDDTVSAVSGNEELRLGQLYFVLPLTWLSHPLRAEEMATLAVKASSALTKSGGVSCADSIWEINYQSKKIARAKTNGGGGRGCGKGKRRFTANLSSIAE, from the coding sequence atgggTGCATGCGTTTCACGTGAATGTATGAGGGGAGATTCGGCGAAGCTAATATTGCTGGACGGGACATTAGAAGAGTTCTCGTATCCGGTCAAAGTTTGGCAGATCTTGCAGATATACCCGACGAGTTTCGTATGTAACTCAGACGAAATGGACTTCGACGATACAGTTTCAGCAGTCTCTGGTAACGAAGAGCTCCGATTGGGGCAACTTTACTTCGTTTTACCGCTGACGTGGCTCAGTCATCCCCTAAGGGCGGAGGAAATGGCGACGCTGGCCGTTAAAGCAAGCTCCGCGTTGACCAAGAGCGGCGGAGTCAGTTGCGCTGACTCCATTTGGGAAATAAATTACCAATCCAAAAAAATCGCCCGAGCGAAGACAAATGGCGGTGGTGGAAGAGGCTGTGGCAAAGGGAAGAGGAGATTTACGGCGAATTTGAGCAGCATCGCCGAGTAG
- the LOC106406009 gene encoding lipid phosphate phosphatase epsilon 2, chloroplastic isoform X2: MAAAAASSLALFHKPTCSFYLGPFSARSSIFPLNRRRLCAFSAPPPKTMADLVKTHAWRDIDGEEGFQALEQEGFTPSNDLVSGGINAVANRLSKWVVAAVFGSVLLLRHDGAALWAVIGSVSNSALSVALKRILNQQRPVATLRSDPGMPSSHAQSISFISLFSEASHRQSSGGGCNRGLCLLHLVAHNVELTCSPGFRLIILRTSSCIYGCCCICSGFCSLCAT; the protein is encoded by the exons ATGGCAGCAGCAGCAGCGTCATCTCTTGCTCTCTTCCACAAACCCACCTGCAGTTTCTATTTGGGCCCTTTCTCTGCTCGGAGCTCAATCTTCCCTTTGAATCGGAGGAGACTCTGCGCTTTCTCTGCTCCTCCTCCTAAAACTATGGCCGATCTAGTCAAAACCCATGCTTGGAGAGACATAGACGGGGAAGAAGGGTTTCAGGCGTTGGAGCAAGAGGGTTTTACTCCGTCCAACGATTTGGTCTCCGGTGGGATCAACGCCGTCGCTAATCGTCTG AGCAAATGGGTGGTAGCTGCTGTGTTTGGATCGGTTCTGCTTCTACGACATGATGGTGCAGCCTTGTGGGCTGTCATTGGCTCCGTTTCCAATTCCGCCCTTTCCGTAGCTCTCAAACGCATCCTTAACCAACAGAGACCTGTTGCAACTCTGCGTTCTGACCCTGGGATGCCTTCTTCTCATGCTCAGTCCATTTctttcatctctctcttctctg AAGCTTCACACCGCCAGTCAAGTGGTGGTGGGTGCAATCGTGGGCTCTGTTTACTCCACCTTGTGGCACATAACGTGGAACTCACTTGTTCTCCAGGCTTTCGCCTCATCATTCTCCGTACAAGTAGCTGTATTTACGGTTGCTGCTGCATCTGCTCTGGGTTTTGCAGTTTATGTGCTACTTAA
- the LOC106406009 gene encoding lipid phosphate phosphatase epsilon 2, chloroplastic isoform X1 — protein sequence MAAAAASSLALFHKPTCSFYLGPFSARSSIFPLNRRRLCAFSAPPPKTMADLVKTHAWRDIDGEEGFQALEQEGFTPSNDLVSGGINAVANRLSKWVVAAVFGSVLLLRHDGAALWAVIGSVSNSALSVALKRILNQQRPVATLRSDPGMPSSHAQSISFISLFSVMEWLGTNQLSLFLTALILALASYFVWLRVSQKLHTASQVVVGAIVGSVYSTLWHITWNSLVLQAFASSFSVQVAVFTVAAASALGFAVYVLLNWFKDDKENISRGL from the exons ATGGCAGCAGCAGCAGCGTCATCTCTTGCTCTCTTCCACAAACCCACCTGCAGTTTCTATTTGGGCCCTTTCTCTGCTCGGAGCTCAATCTTCCCTTTGAATCGGAGGAGACTCTGCGCTTTCTCTGCTCCTCCTCCTAAAACTATGGCCGATCTAGTCAAAACCCATGCTTGGAGAGACATAGACGGGGAAGAAGGGTTTCAGGCGTTGGAGCAAGAGGGTTTTACTCCGTCCAACGATTTGGTCTCCGGTGGGATCAACGCCGTCGCTAATCGTCTG AGCAAATGGGTGGTAGCTGCTGTGTTTGGATCGGTTCTGCTTCTACGACATGATGGTGCAGCCTTGTGGGCTGTCATTGGCTCCGTTTCCAATTCCGCCCTTTCCGTAGCTCTCAAACGCATCCTTAACCAACAGAGACCTGTTGCAACTCTGCGTTCTGACCCTGGGATGCCTTCTTCTCATGCTCAGTCCATTTctttcatctctctcttctctg TTATGGAGTGGCTTGGAACCAACCAACTCTCTCTTTTCCTTACCGCCCTCATCCTTGCTCTGGCTTCTTACTTTGTATGGTTGAGGGTTTCCCAGAAGCTTCACACCGCCAGTCAAGTGGTGGTGGGTGCAATCGTGGGCTCTGTTTACTCCACCTTGTGGCACATAACGTGGAACTCACTTGTTCTCCAGGCTTTCGCCTCATCATTCTCCGTACAAGTAGCTGTATTTACGGTTGCTGCTGCATCTGCTCTGGGTTTTGCAGTTTATGTGCTACTTAACTGGTTCAAAGATGACAAAGAAAATATAAGTAGAGGGTTATAA